A single genomic interval of Haloterrigena salifodinae harbors:
- a CDS encoding sugar ABC transporter permease, with amino-acid sequence MSTILDAIADLRAGRRSPVDVAKSALTTGVAIGLLLILLFPVYWIVTVALSRGTTLSSPGSLFGDPATYTLDSFRWVLENESFRRGLLNSLIVVTVTVTVTLAFSIPGAYALSRREFFGRRKLLYGYILFTQVGAGLSIAVLIALYALFSGIGLTNNLLVLGLFYAAGAIPFNTWLLKTFMDNIPVSYEEAAIVDGASQWQVMREVILPLAKPGIAAVLVFAWTAGWNEFIVAQTLIHDPDLYPLSVELYGLIGDRRGTSWPQFAAFALLFALPVAIIYFLAQKQVESGLSFGGMEG; translated from the coding sequence ATGAGTACGATACTAGATGCGATCGCAGATCTCCGAGCAGGTCGTCGAAGTCCGGTAGACGTCGCGAAGTCCGCCCTCACGACTGGAGTCGCCATCGGACTCCTCCTGATCCTGCTATTCCCGGTGTACTGGATCGTTACCGTCGCACTGTCCAGAGGGACGACGCTGTCGTCTCCAGGGAGTCTGTTCGGCGACCCGGCCACGTACACGCTGGATTCGTTCCGATGGGTCCTCGAGAACGAGTCCTTCCGACGGGGGCTCCTGAACAGCCTGATCGTCGTCACCGTGACGGTCACCGTCACGTTGGCGTTCTCGATCCCCGGGGCCTACGCGCTCTCGCGGCGGGAGTTCTTCGGTCGGCGAAAGCTCCTCTACGGCTACATCCTGTTCACGCAGGTGGGGGCTGGCCTCTCGATCGCCGTCCTCATCGCGCTCTACGCGCTGTTCTCGGGCATCGGCCTGACCAACAACCTGCTCGTGCTCGGCCTCTTCTATGCGGCCGGGGCGATCCCGTTCAACACGTGGTTGCTGAAGACCTTCATGGACAACATCCCCGTCTCCTACGAGGAGGCGGCCATCGTCGACGGCGCCAGCCAGTGGCAGGTCATGCGGGAGGTCATTCTGCCGCTCGCGAAACCCGGCATCGCCGCCGTACTGGTGTTCGCGTGGACCGCCGGCTGGAACGAGTTCATCGTGGCACAGACGCTGATCCACGATCCCGACCTCTACCCGCTGTCGGTGGAACTCTACGGGCTCATCGGCGACCGGCGTGGGACGTCGTGGCCGCAGTTCGCCGCCTTCGCCTTACTGTTCGCCCTTCCGGTCGCGATCATCTACTTCCTCGCCCAGAAACAGGTCGAAAGCGGCCTCTCCTTCGGCGGGATGGAGGGCTAA